A window from Triticum aestivum cultivar Chinese Spring chromosome 6D, IWGSC CS RefSeq v2.1, whole genome shotgun sequence encodes these proteins:
- the LOC123146261 gene encoding aquaporin PIP1-5, which produces MEGKEEDVRLGANRYSERQPIGTAAQGGGADEKDYKEPPPAPLFEAEELTSWSFYRAGIAEFLATFLFLYISVLTVMGVVGNPSGSKCGTVGIQGIAWSFGGMIFVLVYCTAGISGGHINPAVTFGLFLARKLSLTRAVFYMVMQCLGAICGAGVVKGFQTTLYQGNGGGANSVAPGYTKGDGLGAEIVGTFVLVYTVFSATDAKRSARDSHVPILAPLPIGFAVFLVHLATIPITGTGINPARSLGAAIIYNKKQAWDDHWIFWVGPFIGAALAAIYHVVVIRAIPFKSRD; this is translated from the exons ATGGAGGGCAAGGAGGAGGACGTGCGCCTGGGCGCGAACCGCTACTCGGAGCGCCAGCCCATCGGCacggcggcgcagggcggcggcgcggacgagaAGGACTACAAGGAGCCGCCCCCGGCCCCGCTCTTCGAGGCGGAGGAGCTCACCTCCTGGTCCTTCTACCGGGCCGGGATCGCCGAGTTCCTGGCCACCTTCCTCTTCCTCTACATCTCGGTGCTCACCGTGATGGGCGTGGTGGGCAACCCTTCGGGGTCCAAGTGCGGCACGGTCGGCATCCAGGGCATCGCCTGGAGCTTCGGCGGCATGATCTTCGTGCTCGTCTACTGCACCGCCGGCATCTCCGGCGGCCACATCAACCCCGCGGTCACCTTCGGGCTGTTTTTGGCAAGGAAGCTGTCGCTCACCAGGGCCGTGTTCTACATGGTGATGCAGTGCCTGGGCGCGATATGCGGGGCTGGGGTTGTCAAGGGGTTCCAGACCACGCTGTACcagggcaacggcggcggcgccaACTCCGTCGCGCCCGGGTACACCAAGGGGGACGGCCTCGGGGCCGAGATCGTCGGCACGTTCGTGCTGGTGTACACCGTCTTCTCCGCCACCGACGCCAAGCGCAGCGCCAGAGACTCCCACGTCCCC ATCCTGGCCCCGCTTCCGATCGGATTCGCGGTGTTTCTGGTGCACCTGGCGACGATCCCCATCACGGGCACCGGCATCAACCCGGCGAGGTCGCTGGGCGCCGCCATCATCTACAACAAGAAGCAGGCGTGGGACGACCAT TGGATCTTCTGGGTTGGCCCGTTCATCGGCGCGGCGCTGGCGGCCATCTACCACGTGGTGGTGATCCGGGCGATCCCCTTCAAGAGCCGCGACTAG